A genomic region of Caenorhabditis elegans chromosome V contains the following coding sequences:
- the H39E23.3 gene encoding Neurofilament heavy polypeptide-like (Confirmed by transcript evidence), whose product MKLFLCSLLLFAALSVTVQGFPTKDREARETEPVKLPTADSEKKAPTKREADPPKTESADSEKKAPTKRESDKPKTESADSEKNAPAKREADKPKTESADSEKKAPAKREADKPKTESADSEKKAPAKREADKPKTESADSEKKAPAKRESDKPKTESADSEKNAPAKREADKPKTESADSEKKAPAKREADKPKTESADSEKKAPAKREADKPKTESADSEKKAPAKRESDKPKTESADSEKKAPVKREADKPKTESADSEKKAPAKRESDKPKTESADSEKKAPVKREADKPKTESADSEKKAPAKRESDKPKTESADSEKKAPVKREADKPKTESADSEKKAPTKREADPPKTESADSEKKAPAKREADKPKTESADSEKKASAKREADKPKTESADSEKKAPVKREADKPKTESADSEKKAPVKREADPPKTESADSEKKAPTKREADPPKTESADSEKKAPAKREADPPKTESADSEKKAPAKREADPPKTESADSEKKAPAKREADPPKTESADSEKKAPVKREADKPKTESADSEKKAPAKREADPPKTESADSEKNAPAKREADKPKTESADSEKKAPAKREADPPKTESADSEKKAPAKREADPPKTESADSEKKAPAKREADPPKTESADSEKKAPVKREADKPKTESADSEKKAPAKREADPPKTESADSEKNAPAKREADKPKTESADSEKKASAKREADPPKTESADSEKKAPVKREADKPKTESADKVPLPH is encoded by the coding sequence ATGAAGTTGTTCTTGTGTTCCCTCCTTCTATTCGCCGCTTTGTCGGTCACTGTTCAAGGATTCCCTACAAAAGATCGTGAGGCCAGAGAGACTGAACCAGTGAAACTGCCAACTGCTGATTCCGAGAAGAAGGCCCCAACCAAGAGAGAAGCTGATCCACCAAAGACTGAATCTGCTGATTCCGAGAAGAAGGCCCCAACCAAGAGAGAATCTGATAAGCCAAAGACTGAATCTGCTGATTCCGAGAAAAATGCCCCAGCCAAGAGAGAAGCTGATAAGCCAAAGACTGAATCTGCTGATTCCGAGAAAAAGGCCCCAGCCAAGAGAGAAGCTGATAAGCCAAAGACTGAATCTGCTGATTCCGAGAAGAAGGCCCCAGCCAAGAGAGAAGCTGATAAGCCAAAGACTGAATCTGCTGATTCTGAGAAGAAGGCCCCAGCCAAGAGAGAATCTGATAAGCCAAAGACTGAATCTGCTGATTCCGAGAAAAATGCCCCAGCCAAGAGAGAAGCTGATAAGCCAAAGACTGAATCTGCTGATTCCGAGAAAAAGGCCCCAGCCAAGAGAGAAGCTGATAAGCCAAAGACTGAATCTGCTGATTCCGAGAAGAAGGCCCCAGCCAAGAGAGAAGCTGATAAGCCAAAGACTGAATCTGCTGATTCTGAGAAGAAGGCCCCAGCCAAGAGAGAATCTGATAAGCCAAAGACTGAATCTGCTGATTCTGAGAAGAAGGCCCCAGTCAAGAGAGAAGCTGATAAGCCAAAGACTGAATCTGCTGATTCTGAGAAGAAGGCCCCAGCCAAGAGAGAATCTGATAAGCCAAAGACTGAATCTGCTGATTCTGAGAAGAAGGCCCCAGTCAAGAGAGAAGCTGATAAGCCAAAGACTGAATCTGCTGATTCCGAGAAGAAGGCCCCAGCCAAGAGAGAATCTGATAAGCCAAAGACTGAATCTGCTGATTCTGAGAAGAAGGCCCCAGTCAAGAGAGAAGCTGATAAGCCAAAGACTGAATCTGCTGATTCCGAGAAGAAGGCCCCAACCAAGAGAGAAGCTGATCCACCAAAGACTGAATCTGCTGATTCCGAGAAGAAGGCCCCAGCCAAGAGAGAAGCTGATAAGCCAAAGACTGAATCTGCTGATTCCGAGAAGAAGGCTTCAGCCAAGAGAGAAGCTGATAAGCCAAAGACTGAATCTGCTGATTCTGAGAAGAAGGCCCCAGTCAAGAGAGAAGCTGATAAGCCAAAGACTGAATCTGCTGATTCTGAGAAGAAGGCCCCAGTCAAGAGAGAAGCTGATCCGCCAAAGACTGAATCTGCTGATTCCGAGAAGAAGGCCCCAACCAAGAGAGAAGCTGATCCACCAAAGACTGAATCTGCTGATTCCGAGAAGAAGGCCCCAGCCAAGAGAGAAGCTGATCCACCAAAGACTGAATCTGCTGATTCCGAGAAGAAGGCCCCAGCCAAGAGAGAAGCTGATCCGCCAAAGACTGAATCTGCTGATTCCGAGAAGAAGGCCCCAGCCAAGAGAGAAGCTGATCCACCAAAGACTGAATCTGCTGATTCTGAGAAGAAGGCCCCAGTCAAGAGAGAAGCTGATAAGCCAAAGACTGAATCTGCTGATTCCGAGAAGAAGGCCCCAGCCAAGAGAGAAGCTGATCCACCAAAGACTGAATCTGCTGATTCCGAGAAAAATGCCCCAGCCAAGAGAGAAGCTGATAAGCCAAAGACTGAATCTGCTGATTCCGAGAAGAAGGCCCCAGCCAAGAGAGAAGCTGATCCACCAAAGACTGAATCTGCTGATTCCGAGAAGAAGGCCCCAGCCAAGAGAGAAGCTGATCCGCCAAAGACTGAATCTGCTGATTCCGAGAAGAAGGCCCCAGCCAAGAGAGAAGCTGATCCACCAAAGACTGAATCTGCTGATTCTGAGAAGAAGGCCCCAGTCAAGAGAGAAGCTGATAAGCCAAAGACTGAATCTGCTGATTCCGAGAAGAAGGCCCCAGCCAAGAGAGAAGCTGATCCACCAAAGACTGAATCTGCTGATTCCGAGAAAAATGCCCCAGCCAAGAGAGAAGCTGATAAGCCAAAGACTGAATCTGCTGATTCCGAGAAGAAGGCTTCAGCCAAGAGAGAAGCTGATCCACCAAAGACTGAATCTGCTGATTCTGAGAAGAAGGCCCCAGTCAAGAGAGAAGCTGATAAGCCAAAGACTGAATCTGCTGACAAGGTTCCACTACCACATTAA
- the H39E23.2 gene encoding T20D4.11-like domain-containing protein (Confirmed by transcript evidence), giving the protein MKFSSTIIFLIFLLVPSLKCAFRTGHRHDWYEKNRLKVSCLQQDDPVGRNAVSRCWFWEGMKSWFRRTSISWYPEQTKTWNMTELTAHCDKYYTCMENTKCYKDFVLFETLDRCSHDAFNIGPMSFCYSTLRDVAKNFPDKLSSCVKEHLDATPTRKWTCEIAQDLGNCLLPDVKNYCEPNFLPIFKEHQDSRMFNLGCDGRLKFKDMEDLKDHNATDLVGSSVEIE; this is encoded by the exons atgaagttttcatCAACTAttatatttcttatttttttacttgtGCCCTCTTTGAAATGTGCATTCCGGACTGGACATAGACATGACTGGTATGAAAAGAATCGTCTGAAAGTTTCCTGTTTGCAACAGGATGATCCAGTTGGAAGGAATGCAGTTAGTCGGTGCTGGTTCTGG gAAGGAATGAAATCATGGTTCCGAAGAACATCGATCTCTTGGTATCCCGAACAAACGAAAACGTGGAATATGACAGAATTGACAGCACATTGTGATAAGTATTAT ACCTGTATGGAAAATACAAAATGCTACAAGGACTTTGTCCTATTTGAGACATTGGATAGATGCTCTCATGATGCATTCAATATTGGTCCAATGAGCTTTTGCTATTCTACTTTAAGAGATGTTGCAAAGAATTTCCCAGACAAGTTATCGTCTTGCGTGAAGGAACACTTGGATGCG ACTCCGACAAGGAAATGGACTTGCGAGATAGCCCAGGATTTAGGAAATTGTCTTCTACCGGACGTTAAAAATTACTGTGAACCGAATTTTCTACCGATATTTAAAGAG CATCAAGATTCTCGTATGTTCAATTTGGGTTGCGATGGGCGATTGAAGTTCAAAGACATGGAAGATTTGAAGGATCACAATGCGACGGATCTAGTTGGAAGTTCTGTAGAAATAGAATAA